From the genome of Thermostichus vulcanus str. 'Rupite', one region includes:
- the pruA gene encoding L-glutamate gamma-semialdehyde dehydrogenase, which produces MVVQATLPAYEAQTQTIAQSLLAAVRGEGKSLLAQWRDQLRWDDRLLAWAMESPHLRAQLFRLIDVLPSLKSKTEVARHLQEYLSDAAVELPSLLKNLLNFADPDSLPGQLAASTLTTAVEALAHRYIAGETLKQVSKTLEQLHRQGMTFTVDLLGEAVITEAEAQSYLERYLQVMEHLATAVKTWPQPQPQPQVSVKLTAFYSQFDPFDPVGAKARVGERIRPLLRRAAELGVGIHFDMEQYRYKSLTLSILQELLLEPEFRNRTDVGLTLQAYLRDSYTDLQNLISWAQERGSPVTVRLVKGAYWDQETILAAQKHWPQPVYNDKAATDANFERLTQLLLEHHTHLYAAIGSHNVRSQAKAIAIAEALGVPKPAFEMQVLYGMADKLAKALVQTGHRVRVYCPYGALLPGMAYLIRRLLENTANSSFLRQSVQGYEAEQLLAPPAFDAASVFQAAPLSFPAAADSDFSQPSQRDPFFQALQKVQTQLGQKVQPWIAGQYQATPQAIPSLNPANPEQVVGEIGLTSPEQVEEALAAAQACFPLWKRTPVSVRAGILRRVAEQIADQRAELAAWMVLEVGKPIPQADGEISEAIDFCRYYAQQMETLERGQERHVPGETNRYHYQPRGLAVVIAPWNFPLSIACGMTVAALVTGNCVLLKPAEQSSVIAAKLAGFILTALSEAGIPAGVFQFLPGVGEAIGPLLVKDPRVHLIAFTGSQAVGCQILAQAAQLAPGQQHIKRVIAEMGGKNAIIVDESADLDQAVKGVINSAFGYSGQKCSACSRVILLEPIHDLFLGRLIEATQSLNIGDPAHPSTQVGPVIDGEAQARLQQAIQSAQSYAHLELSLPVPERGYFVGPTLFSQVDPQSDLAQRELFGPVLAILRVPNFSTALEMANATPYALTGGLYSRTPSHIEQARQDFAVGNLYINRDITGALVERQPFGGFKLSGVGSKAGGPDYLLQFLEPRTLTENIQRQGFAPIEGS; this is translated from the coding sequence ATGGTTGTCCAAGCTACCCTCCCCGCTTACGAAGCCCAAACCCAAACGATTGCCCAATCCTTGCTGGCGGCAGTCAGGGGAGAAGGCAAGTCCCTGCTGGCCCAATGGCGCGATCAACTGCGGTGGGATGATCGACTGCTGGCCTGGGCGATGGAAAGCCCCCATCTGCGGGCACAGTTGTTTCGCCTCATCGATGTGTTGCCCAGCCTGAAAAGCAAAACAGAAGTGGCCCGTCATCTGCAGGAGTATCTCTCAGATGCGGCGGTGGAGTTACCCAGTCTGTTGAAGAACCTGCTCAACTTTGCCGATCCCGACTCCCTGCCCGGACAGTTGGCCGCCAGCACCCTGACCACTGCCGTAGAAGCTCTGGCCCACCGCTACATCGCCGGGGAAACCCTGAAGCAGGTGAGCAAAACCTTGGAACAGTTGCATCGGCAGGGCATGACCTTCACGGTGGATCTGCTGGGAGAAGCCGTCATCACCGAAGCGGAGGCCCAGTCCTATTTGGAGCGCTACCTGCAGGTGATGGAGCATTTGGCAACCGCCGTCAAAACTTGGCCGCAGCCCCAGCCGCAGCCTCAGGTTTCCGTCAAACTGACTGCCTTCTATTCCCAGTTCGACCCCTTTGATCCTGTGGGAGCCAAAGCCAGGGTAGGGGAACGGATCCGGCCGTTGCTGCGCCGAGCCGCAGAGTTGGGGGTAGGGATCCATTTCGACATGGAGCAGTACCGCTACAAGTCCCTCACCCTCTCCATTTTGCAGGAGCTGTTGCTGGAGCCGGAATTCAGAAACCGCACCGATGTTGGCTTGACACTGCAAGCCTACCTGCGGGATAGCTATACCGATTTACAGAACCTGATCAGCTGGGCCCAGGAACGGGGATCCCCAGTGACGGTGCGATTGGTGAAGGGAGCCTACTGGGATCAAGAAACCATCCTGGCGGCACAAAAGCACTGGCCGCAGCCGGTTTACAACGACAAAGCAGCCACCGATGCCAACTTTGAGCGCCTCACCCAGCTTTTGTTAGAGCATCACACCCATCTTTATGCTGCCATCGGTAGCCACAACGTGCGGTCTCAAGCCAAGGCCATTGCCATTGCGGAAGCCTTGGGGGTACCGAAGCCAGCCTTTGAGATGCAGGTGCTCTACGGCATGGCGGACAAACTGGCCAAAGCCTTGGTGCAGACGGGGCATCGGGTGCGGGTGTATTGCCCTTACGGGGCTTTGCTCCCTGGCATGGCCTATCTGATCCGGCGTCTGTTGGAGAATACTGCCAATAGTTCCTTCTTGCGTCAGAGCGTTCAGGGTTATGAGGCCGAGCAATTGCTGGCCCCCCCTGCCTTCGACGCCGCATCCGTTTTTCAGGCTGCACCTCTTTCTTTCCCAGCAGCTGCAGATAGCGACTTTAGTCAGCCCAGCCAACGGGATCCATTTTTCCAAGCCCTGCAAAAAGTTCAAACCCAACTGGGCCAGAAAGTGCAACCCTGGATCGCCGGGCAATATCAAGCAACCCCACAGGCAATTCCTTCCCTGAACCCCGCCAATCCTGAACAGGTGGTGGGAGAAATTGGGTTGACCAGTCCGGAGCAAGTCGAAGAAGCCCTTGCTGCGGCTCAAGCCTGCTTTCCCCTCTGGAAGCGCACCCCTGTCTCCGTCAGAGCTGGGATCCTGCGGCGGGTGGCGGAGCAAATCGCAGACCAACGGGCGGAACTGGCTGCCTGGATGGTGCTAGAGGTGGGCAAACCGATTCCCCAAGCGGATGGGGAGATCTCAGAAGCGATCGACTTTTGCCGCTACTACGCTCAGCAGATGGAGACCCTTGAGCGGGGTCAAGAGCGCCATGTCCCTGGTGAAACCAATCGCTACCACTATCAACCGCGGGGCTTGGCTGTTGTGATCGCCCCCTGGAACTTCCCCCTTTCCATCGCCTGTGGCATGACAGTGGCTGCTTTGGTGACCGGCAACTGTGTGCTGCTCAAACCGGCAGAACAGTCTTCTGTGATCGCAGCCAAATTGGCAGGGTTTATCCTCACCGCCCTCTCGGAAGCCGGGATCCCGGCAGGGGTGTTCCAGTTTCTACCGGGAGTCGGGGAAGCAATTGGCCCCCTGTTGGTTAAAGATCCCCGCGTCCATTTGATTGCCTTCACCGGATCCCAGGCGGTGGGCTGCCAGATCCTGGCTCAAGCGGCACAGCTCGCCCCCGGCCAACAGCACATCAAACGGGTGATCGCCGAGATGGGGGGCAAAAACGCCATCATCGTGGACGAAAGTGCTGACCTAGATCAGGCGGTGAAAGGGGTGATTAACTCGGCCTTTGGCTATAGCGGCCAAAAATGTTCCGCCTGTTCGCGGGTGATCCTGCTCGAGCCGATTCACGATCTGTTTCTGGGACGGCTGATCGAGGCTACCCAGTCCTTAAACATCGGGGATCCCGCTCACCCCAGTACCCAGGTGGGCCCGGTGATCGATGGGGAGGCGCAAGCCCGTCTACAGCAAGCCATTCAATCCGCCCAATCCTATGCCCATCTGGAGTTGAGTTTGCCAGTGCCGGAACGGGGCTATTTTGTCGGCCCCACCTTGTTTAGCCAAGTGGATCCCCAATCGGATCTGGCGCAGCGGGAGTTATTCGGCCCTGTGCTGGCCATTTTGCGTGTTCCAAACTTTTCCACAGCCCTAGAAATGGCTAATGCTACCCCCTATGCTCTCACCGGCGGTCTTTACAGTCGCACCCCCTCCCACATCGAACAAGCCCGTCAAGACTTTGCCGTCGGCAATCTCTACATCAACCGCGACATCACAGGGGCCTTGGTGGAACGGCAACCCTTTGGCGGCTTTAAGCTCTCTGGCGTGGGATCCAAAGCCGGTGGCCCTGATTACCTGCTGCAATTTTTGGAACCCCGCACCCTCACCGAAAATATCCAGCGCCAGGGCTTTGCCCCCATTGAGGGATCCTAG
- a CDS encoding RNA-guided endonuclease InsQ/TnpB family protein has product MLTLNYTYRIYPDAAQQTQLLEWLEICRSVYNYALRELKDWIASRKCPLDRCSLEREYIIPADEPFPSYHRQQNNLPKAKKQFPHLGKVHSQVLQTTIRRLHDTWEAFQKRGHGFPRFKKFGQFKSFVFPQFKNNPINGSTVKLPKIGEVPINLHRPIPDGFKVKQVRVVSRVRGTQWYVVVTIESPVSVPDIPIHGRAIGIDLGLERFLTVSDGSFQERPKFFRSMHRKLKLLQRRAARKQKGSQNWEKAQTKVARMHHRIANRRKDFHLKTAHKLCDQAQTIFAEDLNVKGLARGILRKGCVDAAFGQFLSLTEWVCWKRGVYFAKVDPNGTSQTCPSCFATVHKGLEVREHHCPECGYRTHRDHAAAEMVLRRGLENVVAQGLWGRETACQVGLSGVYDLDKWRGAGIPNREVGKPALY; this is encoded by the coding sequence ATGCTGACCCTGAACTACACCTACCGAATCTATCCAGATGCCGCGCAGCAGACTCAACTGCTGGAGTGGCTTGAGATATGTAGAAGCGTGTATAACTACGCTTTGCGCGAACTCAAAGACTGGATTGCTTCGCGTAAGTGTCCGCTAGACCGATGCTCGTTGGAAAGGGAATACATCATTCCCGCCGACGAGCCGTTCCCGTCTTATCACCGTCAGCAAAACAACCTGCCCAAAGCTAAGAAGCAATTCCCGCATTTGGGTAAGGTGCATTCCCAGGTTTTGCAAACTACGATTCGTAGACTGCACGATACCTGGGAAGCGTTTCAGAAACGGGGGCATGGGTTCCCACGATTCAAAAAGTTTGGTCAATTCAAGTCCTTTGTGTTTCCCCAGTTCAAGAACAACCCTATCAACGGCTCTACTGTCAAGTTGCCAAAGATAGGGGAAGTGCCCATCAACCTGCATCGCCCTATCCCTGACGGGTTTAAGGTGAAGCAGGTGCGAGTGGTGTCTAGGGTGCGGGGTACACAGTGGTACGTGGTGGTGACAATTGAATCGCCGGTGTCGGTTCCTGACATTCCAATTCATGGTCGTGCCATCGGCATTGACCTCGGATTGGAGCGATTCTTGACGGTTTCGGATGGCAGCTTCCAGGAGCGCCCCAAGTTTTTCAGGTCGATGCACCGCAAGCTGAAATTGCTGCAACGCAGAGCGGCACGAAAACAGAAGGGGTCGCAAAACTGGGAGAAAGCCCAAACGAAAGTGGCTAGGATGCACCACCGGATTGCTAACCGTCGCAAAGATTTTCATCTGAAGACGGCTCATAAGCTGTGTGACCAAGCGCAGACCATTTTCGCCGAAGACCTCAATGTCAAAGGGTTGGCGCGAGGGATACTGCGGAAAGGTTGTGTTGATGCTGCCTTTGGACAATTTCTTTCTCTGACAGAATGGGTGTGCTGGAAACGCGGGGTGTACTTTGCCAAGGTTGACCCCAACGGCACCAGTCAAACCTGCCCATCCTGCTTTGCCACTGTGCATAAAGGCTTGGAAGTCAGAGAGCATCATTGTCCTGAGTGTGGGTATCGCACCCATCGGGATCATGCTGCCGCCGAGATGGTGTTGCGTCGTGGACTAGAGAACGTAGTAGCCCAGGGACTCTGGGGAAGGGAAACCGCCTGTCAAGTCGGTCTGTCGGGGGTCTATGACCTAGATAAGTGGCGTGGGGCAGGAATACCCAATCGCGAGGTTGGGAAGCCCGCGCTGTACTAG
- a CDS encoding histidine phosphatase family protein encodes MAQPALRIVIVRHGESTFNLESRIQGRSDLSRLTPTGESQAQCVAKALAGIPFNQAFCSPLTRALDTARIILKDREGIPLTVTEQLREIDLTAWEGLTFAEVKEKYPDDHHLWRQHPENLELEGRFPVRDLWQQARDFWQTLAQGIPDQEELINILVVGHSGINRALISTAAGLEPHYYHRLGQDNCAISILNFPQGISFSPQLESLNITAHLGQAIPKRKQGMRILLVRHGETQWNREQRFQGRRDIPLNATGEEQAAKVAEFLANQPLQLAFSSPLKRPWATADAICNSHSNLILRPIPDLQEISHGDWEGKLQSEIEAEYPGELEQWQRDPASVQMPNGENLYQVWERTRLAWQDILATTEAQFPQGTAVVVAHDAINKAAICQLFDLSPRAFWTFKQGNGAVTVIDYPEGKDGAPVLRVLNVTTHLSGQILDCTAAGAL; translated from the coding sequence ATGGCTCAGCCTGCCCTGCGTATTGTGATCGTGCGTCATGGTGAGAGCACCTTTAACCTAGAAAGTCGCATTCAAGGCCGGTCGGATCTCTCTCGCCTCACCCCAACAGGAGAATCACAGGCGCAGTGTGTGGCCAAGGCTCTGGCCGGGATCCCATTCAATCAAGCCTTTTGTAGCCCCCTAACTCGTGCTCTCGATACAGCTCGCATCATCTTAAAAGACCGGGAAGGGATCCCTCTAACGGTGACGGAGCAACTGCGGGAAATCGACCTCACCGCTTGGGAAGGGCTGACCTTTGCGGAGGTGAAAGAGAAATACCCCGACGACCATCACCTCTGGCGGCAACACCCCGAGAATTTGGAGCTAGAAGGGCGCTTCCCGGTGCGGGATCTGTGGCAGCAGGCGCGAGACTTTTGGCAAACCCTAGCGCAAGGGATCCCTGATCAAGAGGAGCTGATCAATATTCTTGTGGTAGGGCACAGCGGCATCAACCGCGCCCTGATTAGCACCGCTGCTGGTCTGGAACCTCACTACTACCATCGCCTTGGGCAAGACAACTGCGCCATCAGCATTCTCAATTTTCCCCAGGGGATCTCCTTCTCGCCGCAACTGGAATCCCTCAACATCACCGCCCACCTCGGCCAAGCGATACCCAAACGCAAGCAGGGGATGCGCATTTTGCTGGTACGCCACGGGGAAACCCAATGGAATCGGGAACAACGCTTTCAGGGGCGGCGGGATATTCCCCTCAACGCCACAGGAGAAGAACAAGCTGCCAAAGTGGCAGAGTTCCTGGCAAATCAGCCACTGCAGCTGGCTTTTTCCAGTCCTCTCAAGCGCCCTTGGGCCACCGCCGATGCCATTTGTAATAGCCATAGCAACCTGATTTTGCGCCCCATTCCCGACCTGCAGGAGATTAGCCATGGGGATTGGGAGGGCAAGCTACAAAGTGAAATCGAAGCGGAATATCCGGGGGAGCTGGAACAGTGGCAACGGGATCCCGCCAGTGTGCAAATGCCGAATGGGGAAAACCTCTACCAGGTGTGGGAACGGACTCGCCTAGCTTGGCAAGATATTTTGGCCACCACGGAGGCTCAGTTTCCGCAGGGGACAGCGGTTGTTGTTGCTCACGATGCCATTAACAAGGCCGCCATCTGTCAGTTGTTCGATCTGTCCCCACGGGCTTTTTGGACGTTCAAGCAGGGCAATGGCGCTGTTACGGTGATCGATTACCCAGAAGGCAAGGATGGGGCGCCGGTCTTAAGGGTGCTGAATGTCACCACACACTTGTCCGGCCAGATTCTGGACTGTACGGCAGCAGGGGCACTGTAA
- the hemG gene encoding protoporphyrinogen oxidase — MSDSVSAVNPEGSPLAEAIHAEVVVIGAGITGLTLALRLQQGLRNFPAQGSRPVLLAEASSRVGGCISSQSQAGYRWEEGPNSFTPVPALLNLIAEVGLADQLVLADGKLPRYVYWEKELLPVPMSPAAAIGSQLLSVGGKLRALRGLLGFVTPAPGREETVRQFFRRQLGSEVVERLIVPFTSGVFAGDADQLSAIAAFHRIASWEERYGSLFAGAFRAPRSQPEPLSPQIQPVPKRGQLGNLRQGLQQLPEAIAAKLGDTLHLGWQATHLKRDEAGYWVGFKTPEGSRWVAAKQVVLTLPAYAAASLLQELNPEASQLLLEIPYPPVAVVTLAYPEDALPQPLRGFGHLIPRSQGLRTLGTIWASCLFPERAPQGYHCFLNFIGGATDAADARQKGIPPITALSPEERAQIVHEELSQILLTRPVEPIRLGERLWPQAIPQYTLGHRQRIAQLQESLARQTPGLSVCANYLDGVALGECVRRAEAMAQEILSTSLSTSSGSGAS, encoded by the coding sequence ATGAGTGATTCGGTTTCAGCAGTGAATCCAGAAGGGAGTCCTCTCGCAGAGGCAATTCACGCCGAAGTGGTGGTGATTGGGGCGGGGATCACGGGCCTGACTCTGGCGCTGCGGTTGCAACAGGGGCTGCGAAACTTCCCTGCTCAGGGATCCCGGCCAGTGCTCCTGGCAGAAGCTAGCTCTCGTGTCGGGGGATGCATTTCCAGCCAATCCCAAGCGGGGTACCGCTGGGAAGAAGGCCCCAACAGCTTTACCCCCGTTCCGGCGTTGCTGAATCTGATTGCTGAGGTGGGTTTAGCAGATCAACTGGTACTGGCGGATGGCAAGCTGCCTCGCTACGTCTACTGGGAGAAAGAGCTGCTGCCGGTGCCCATGAGCCCTGCCGCGGCGATCGGATCCCAGCTGTTGAGCGTTGGCGGCAAACTGCGGGCTCTGCGAGGGTTGTTGGGGTTTGTAACCCCTGCTCCTGGCCGAGAGGAAACGGTGCGGCAATTTTTCCGGCGGCAACTGGGTTCGGAGGTGGTGGAGCGGCTGATTGTGCCTTTCACGTCTGGAGTGTTTGCTGGAGATGCGGATCAGCTGAGTGCCATAGCCGCCTTTCATCGGATTGCCAGTTGGGAAGAACGCTATGGCAGCCTCTTTGCCGGCGCTTTTCGGGCTCCCCGCAGCCAGCCGGAACCGCTGTCGCCCCAGATTCAACCGGTGCCCAAGCGGGGTCAACTGGGCAATCTGCGGCAAGGGCTGCAACAACTGCCGGAAGCCATCGCCGCAAAACTGGGAGATACTCTGCATCTGGGTTGGCAGGCTACGCACCTCAAGCGGGATGAAGCCGGTTATTGGGTAGGGTTTAAGACTCCAGAGGGATCCCGTTGGGTAGCTGCTAAGCAAGTGGTTCTGACGCTGCCCGCTTATGCCGCTGCCTCCCTCCTACAAGAACTCAACCCCGAGGCCAGCCAGTTGCTTTTGGAGATTCCCTACCCGCCGGTGGCTGTGGTGACTTTGGCCTACCCAGAAGATGCCTTGCCCCAACCTCTACGGGGCTTTGGGCATTTGATCCCCCGCTCACAGGGCTTGCGCACCCTGGGCACCATCTGGGCTTCCTGCCTGTTCCCGGAGCGAGCGCCGCAAGGTTACCACTGTTTTCTCAACTTTATCGGGGGGGCCACCGATGCGGCTGATGCTCGACAAAAAGGGATCCCACCGATTACCGCCCTATCCCCGGAAGAACGCGCCCAAATCGTCCACGAAGAGCTGAGCCAAATCCTGCTGACCCGTCCCGTAGAACCCATCCGGCTGGGAGAACGGCTGTGGCCACAAGCGATCCCTCAGTATACCCTCGGCCATCGGCAGCGGATTGCCCAGCTCCAGGAGAGTCTTGCCCGCCAAACCCCAGGACTATCCGTTTGTGCCAATTATTTGGATGGAGTGGCTCTAGGAGAGTGTGTACGGCGTGCCGAAGCAATGGCCCAGGAAATCCTCAGCACCTCCTTGAGCACTTCCTCAGGATCTGGGGCTAGCTAA
- a CDS encoding dihydroorotase, producing the protein MRLSFPSRVRLQGVRLLDPLRGWDQRTDVWIEEGQIRAMDAPRWREGIPEPFDLPADLPVLDASGWVMGPGLVDLYAHSGEPGHESRETLTSLAAAALAGGFTRVGILPTTDPVLDSAEQLGRYTRQDGDPYWLPWAALTLGAKGEQPSEWAELLQAGATGLTEDQPLRSLVLLRRALEYLRIWNKPLMLWPWDPGLAGSGSLYEGVWALRLGLKGIPASAETAALARILEVIRSESVTTPVHFMRISQARSLQLIQQAQQEGWPVTASTTWMHLLLDEQAVLEQDYNPNLHLLPPLPTASDRQALIDGIRAGTLAIATDHRPYTYEEKTVPFADAPVGAIGLELALPLLWHNLVERGSLTALQLWAALSLHPARCLGWDPLPLQPGSATDWVIFDPSSTWMVSASTLKSGSLATPWLGKPIQGRVLHTHVGTAQPTG; encoded by the coding sequence ATGAGGCTGTCCTTCCCCTCGCGGGTGCGATTGCAGGGGGTACGTCTACTGGATCCCCTCCGGGGCTGGGATCAAAGAACGGATGTCTGGATAGAAGAGGGGCAGATTCGGGCTATGGATGCGCCGCGCTGGCGCGAAGGGATCCCGGAACCCTTTGATCTCCCCGCCGATCTACCGGTTCTGGACGCTTCCGGTTGGGTGATGGGGCCGGGATTGGTGGATTTGTATGCCCACAGTGGTGAGCCGGGGCATGAAAGCCGTGAAACCCTAACCTCTCTGGCAGCAGCAGCTTTGGCCGGGGGCTTTACTCGCGTGGGGATCCTGCCCACCACCGATCCTGTGTTGGACAGTGCCGAGCAACTGGGGCGCTATACTCGTCAGGATGGGGATCCCTACTGGTTACCTTGGGCGGCGCTGACGTTGGGGGCAAAAGGAGAACAACCCAGTGAATGGGCGGAACTGCTGCAAGCAGGGGCCACGGGTTTAACCGAAGATCAGCCGTTGCGTTCCTTGGTTCTGCTGCGGCGGGCTCTCGAGTATTTGCGGATCTGGAATAAGCCCTTGATGCTTTGGCCTTGGGATCCCGGTTTGGCCGGGTCGGGCAGCCTGTACGAAGGGGTTTGGGCCTTGCGATTGGGGCTAAAGGGGATCCCTGCCAGTGCTGAAACCGCTGCTTTGGCCCGGATTTTGGAGGTGATCCGGAGCGAATCGGTTACAACCCCCGTTCATTTCATGCGCATTAGCCAGGCTCGTAGCCTCCAGCTGATCCAGCAAGCGCAACAGGAAGGATGGCCGGTTACCGCCAGCACCACTTGGATGCACCTTCTCCTGGATGAACAGGCGGTTCTGGAGCAGGATTACAACCCCAACCTGCACCTGCTGCCCCCCTTGCCCACGGCCTCTGATCGCCAAGCCCTGATCGACGGGATCCGCGCCGGCACCCTGGCCATTGCCACCGATCACCGCCCCTACACCTACGAAGAAAAAACCGTACCCTTTGCCGATGCGCCAGTGGGTGCCATTGGCCTGGAACTGGCTCTGCCCCTGCTCTGGCACAATCTGGTGGAGAGGGGATCCCTGACGGCCTTGCAACTGTGGGCCGCCCTCAGCCTCCATCCGGCCCGTTGTCTGGGTTGGGATCCCCTTCCGCTTCAACCCGGCTCTGCTACCGATTGGGTGATTTTTGATCCCAGCTCCACCTGGATGGTCTCCGCTTCCACCCTCAAGTCGGGATCCCTGGCCACCCCCTGGTTGGGGAAACCAATTCAGGGCAGGGTTCTCCACACCCACGTGGGAACAGCTCAACCAACCGGTTAG
- a CDS encoding TetR/AcrR family transcriptional regulator, translating to MSTSTLTKEEAILRGALQEFLEHGYAGTSMDKVASSAGVSKATVYSHFQDKEHLFIALIDQFTEQRMAVFLGLSQDSISENQFQEANSTHELKTGLKQIALSMIHEVSEDEFILPFMRLLVAESGRFPNLGKTFLTHMELRGLNVISEYLSSYPHLKLKDPEAVARIFVGSLVHYMIVQEMLHGKEVIPMEPERLVDSLVDLVVTQAENKK from the coding sequence ATGTCTACTTCCACTTTGACCAAAGAAGAAGCCATTCTCCGGGGAGCGCTCCAAGAGTTCTTGGAACATGGCTATGCAGGCACCAGCATGGATAAAGTGGCCAGTTCAGCAGGTGTTTCTAAAGCAACTGTTTACAGCCACTTTCAAGATAAAGAACATCTTTTTATTGCCTTAATTGACCAGTTCACCGAGCAAAGAATGGCCGTTTTTTTGGGGCTAAGTCAGGACAGCATCTCGGAAAATCAATTCCAAGAGGCAAATAGTACACATGAACTCAAGACCGGATTAAAACAAATTGCCCTAAGCATGATCCATGAAGTTTCTGAAGATGAGTTTATTCTTCCCTTCATGCGACTTTTGGTGGCAGAGTCGGGACGTTTTCCAAACTTGGGTAAAACCTTTCTGACCCACATGGAGCTGCGTGGATTGAACGTGATCTCGGAGTACCTAAGCTCTTATCCCCACCTGAAACTGAAAGATCCAGAGGCCGTCGCGCGAATCTTTGTCGGCTCGTTGGTGCACTACATGATTGTGCAGGAAATGTTGCACGGCAAAGAGGTGATCCCGATGGAGCCAGAACGCTTGGTGGATAGCTTGGTGGATTTGGTGGTGACACAAGCGGAAAATAAAAAATAA
- a CDS encoding SDR family oxidoreductase, protein MQAFVAGATGETGRRIVQELVSRGIRVRALVRSRELAAQVLPPEAEIVVGDVLDPATLKTGMEGCTVVFCATGARPSWDPLQPYRVDYEGTKNLVNVAKAQGIQHFVLVSSLCVSQFFHPLNLFWLILVWKKQAEQYLQKSGLTYTIVRPGGLKNQDNEDGIVLSKADTLFEGSIPRTKVAQVAVESLFQPAAQNQIVEIVAKPDVAKQDWSTLFASLA, encoded by the coding sequence ATGCAAGCGTTTGTTGCAGGAGCTACCGGGGAAACTGGGCGGCGCATTGTGCAAGAGTTGGTCAGCCGCGGGATCCGGGTACGGGCGCTGGTCCGCAGTCGGGAGCTGGCCGCTCAAGTTTTGCCTCCAGAAGCCGAGATTGTCGTGGGGGATGTGCTGGATCCGGCCACTCTGAAGACAGGCATGGAGGGGTGTACGGTGGTGTTCTGCGCAACCGGGGCGCGGCCTAGCTGGGATCCGCTACAGCCTTACCGGGTTGATTATGAGGGCACTAAGAATTTGGTGAATGTGGCCAAAGCCCAAGGGATCCAACACTTTGTTTTGGTGTCTTCCTTGTGTGTGTCGCAATTCTTTCACCCGCTCAATTTGTTTTGGCTGATCTTGGTCTGGAAAAAGCAGGCGGAACAATACCTACAAAAAAGTGGCCTGACTTACACGATTGTGCGACCAGGGGGCTTGAAAAATCAGGACAACGAAGATGGCATTGTTCTATCCAAAGCCGATACCCTCTTTGAGGGCAGCATTCCTCGTACCAAGGTAGCCCAAGTGGCTGTAGAAAGCTTGTTCCAACCCGCAGCCCAAAATCAGATCGTCGAGATTGTAGCCAAACCGGACGTTGCCAAACAAGACTGGAGCACTCTGTTTGCTTCGCTGGCCTGA